In the Ipomoea triloba cultivar NCNSP0323 chromosome 6, ASM357664v1 genome, one interval contains:
- the LOC116023793 gene encoding transcription factor PRE3-like: MSSRRSRSRNTGASRISDDQINDLVSKLQQLLPELRNTSSDKVSAARVLQDTCNYIRSLHREVDDLSERLSELLATTDTNQAALIRSLLMQ, encoded by the exons ATGTCTAGTCGAAGATCAAGATCCAGAAACACAGGAGCTTCAAGAATTTCCGACGACCAAATCAACGATCTGGTTTCCAAGTTGCAGCAGCTTCTTCCTGAACTTCGCAATACATCCTCAGACAAG GTATCAGCGGCCAGGGTGTTGCAAGACACATGTAACTACATAAGAAGCTTGCATAGAGAAGTTGATGACTTGAGTGAACGCTTGTCTGAGCTATTGGCTACTACCGATACCAACCAAGCTGCCCTCATTAGAAGCTTGCTTATGCAATGA
- the LOC116023108 gene encoding probable serine/threonine-protein kinase PBL18, with translation MGNCFRRPQRVKEIPKAGSFPNPASTSRETSTPTRTTSSEDKVHESHPLPVPTRSEKSSSIHSRGGSGQAPKSEIEILSSPDLKSFLLSVLVDATDNFNNLLGEGGFGEVYKGWLDKDTLNASKSGEGMPVAVKRLNFRGVQGHKEWLSEVKLLGQLHHPNLVKLTGFCLEGEHRLLVYEFMPSGSLENHLFGRHAGTSPFSWETRMKVAVGAARGLSFLHDSNPQVIYRDFKASNILLDAELNVKLSDFGLAKLGPTGDNSHVSTQVMGTQGYTCPEYMTTGRLSAKCDVYSFGIVLLELLTGRRVMDKSLGQGQTLVDWVRPCLHEKRSVARIMDIRLEGQYPRNAAYFAANLAFQCTRPETKRRPNMTYVLGILEQLQSSKHIAHHSSAHHHHRRHPSRQSDISEQLNCSSQKSAKPGHVRVSHSSRVVDCSEAEAEWDR, from the exons ATGGGGAATTGCTTCCGAAGGCCACAGCGTGTTAAGGAAATCCCAAAAGCTGGAAGCTTTCCCAACCCCGCTTCGACCTCTAGGGAAACCTCAACACCCACTCGCACTACATCTAGTG AAGACAAAGTACATGAAAGCCATCCTTTGCCTGTTCCAACCCGCTCAGAAAAGTCTTCTTCTATACACAGCAGAGGGGGGAGTGGTCAAGCTCCAAAGTctgaaattgaaatattatcATCTCCAGACCTAAAGTCCTTTCTGCTGAGTGTACTTGTGGATGCAACAGACAACTTCAATAATCTTCTTGGTGAAGGAGGCTTTGGTGAGGTTTACAAGGGATGGTTAGATAAGGATACCTTAAATGCTTCAAAATCTGGAGAAGGAATGCCGGTTGCAGTAAAGAGACTAAATTTTAGAGGTGTTCAAGGTCATAAAGAGTGGTTG TCAGAAGTGAAACTCCTTGGCCAGCTTCATCACCCAAATTTGGTCAAGCTTACTGGATTCTGCTTGGAAGGTGAACATCGGCTACTAGTGTATGAGTTCATGCCCAGCGGCAGCTTAGAAAACCATTTGTTCGGAA GGCATGCAGGAACATCACCTTTTTCGTGGGAGACGAGGATGAAGGTTGCTGTGGGTGCTGCTCGTGGACTCTCCTTTTTACATGATTCTAATCCTCAAGTTATATATCGTGACTTTAAAGCTTCAAACATCCTCCTAGATGCG GAACTTAATGTAAAGCTTTCGGACTTTGGCCTGGCCAAGCTTGGTCCAACCGGTGATAATTCACATGTATCCACTCAGGTTATGGGAACGCAAGGATATACTTGCCCTGAATATATGACTACAG GTAGGCTTTCTGCCAAATGTGACGTATATAGCTTTGGCATCGTGTTGCTTGAGCTGCTTACAGGTCGTAGGGTAATGGACAAATCTCTCGGGCAAGGCCAAACTCTGGTGGACTGGGTGAGGCCTTGTTTGCACGAGAAGCGCAGCGTGGCTAGAATCATGGACATCAGGTTAGAGGGACAGTACCCGAGAAATGCAGCTTATTTTGCAGCCAATCTTGCATTCCAATGCACGCGTCCTGAGACCAAAAGGCGACCTAACATGACTTACGTGCTGGGAATCTTGGAACAGCTCCAATCGTCAAAGCACATAGCCCACCATTCGTCtgcacatcatcatcatcgtcgcCATCCCTCCAGACAAAGCGACATATCGGAGCAGCTGAATTGCTCGTCTCAGAAGTCTGCCAAGCCGGGCCATGTGAGGGTCTCCCACAGCTCTCGTGTTGTGGATTGTTCAGAAGCAGAGGCAGAGTGGGATAGGTGA